A single Vigna radiata var. radiata cultivar VC1973A chromosome 8, Vradiata_ver6, whole genome shotgun sequence DNA region contains:
- the LOC106770226 gene encoding leucine-rich repeat receptor-like serine/threonine-protein kinase At1g17230, with protein sequence MCRSGKTSCCTWTYHSIIYLEGLRIVGRIGNSLVAVHLGSNNLSGKIPSSLGFLSNLTSLHLHENKLHGEIPLSLHNCRSLLVFNVRNNQLSGNIPDWISHGLLALQLRSNHFTGKISPQICQMSSIIVFDIAQNTISGHIPTCLGNIKTLLFNNVSRNKLSFQFPSSSPDRYYINDDNLELVTKGQVLEYDSNLHFMTLIDMSSNNLSGTIPPQLFSLIGLHSLNLSNNKLAGEIPNEIGNMKNLESLDFSTNQLGGEIPQSLSTLSFLSYLNLSFNDLTGKIPSGTQLQGFSALSYIGNHDLCGLPLTKTCFPEHKDKELVHEGRNQFKFLTWFYIGMESGFVTGFLGVCCAIFLNKKLRHVLSSFFSSFFMT encoded by the coding sequence ATGTGTCGATCGGGAAAAACAAGTTGTTGTACTTGGACATATCATTCAATAATTTATCTGGAGGGCTTACGAATTGTTGGAAGAATTGGAAACTCTTTGGTTGCTGTTCACTTGGGAAGCAATAATCTATCAGGAAAGATACCTTCATCACTAGGCTTCTTATCTAATCTCACCTCACTCCATTTGCATGAGAATAAACTACATGGTGAGATTCCTCTGTCATTGCATAATTGTCGCTCTCTATTGGTTTTTAATGTTCGCAATAACCAATTATCAGGAAACATACCAGATTGGATATCTCATGGTTTATTGGCTCTCCAATTAAGGTCCAATCATTTTACTGGTAAAATCTCACCGCAAATATGTCAAATGTCTTCCATCATTGTGTTTGATATAGCACAAAACACAATCTCCGGTCATATACCCACTTGTCTTGGTAATATCAAAACCCTACTTTTCAACAATGTTTCACGTAACAagctttcttttcaatttccttcATCATCTCCTGATCGTTACTACATCAACGATGACAATCTTGAATTGGTTACTAAAGGTCAAGTATTAGAATATGATAGCAACCTACACTTTATGACCTTAATTGATATGTCAAGTAACAATTTGTCCGGAACAATACCTCCGCAACTGTTTAGTCTCATTGGATTGCATTCCTTGAATTTATCCAACAACAAATTAGCAGGAGAAATACCAAATGAGATaggaaatatgaaaaacttgGAGTCCCTCGATTTTTCAACAAACCAACTTGGGGGAGAAATTCCTCAAAGCTTATCCACATTGTCCTTTTTGAGTTACTTGAACCTGTCATTCAATGATTTGACAGGCAAAATACCATCAGGCACACAACTTCAAGGGTTCTCTGCACTTAGTTACATTGGCAATCATGATCTTTGTGGACTCCCACTTACCAAAACGTGCTTTCCGGAACATAAAGACAAAGAGCTTGTGCATGAAGGtagaaatcaatttaaatttttgacaTGGTTTTACATCGGAATGGAATCTGGATTTGTGACAGGCTTTTTGGGAGTTTGTTGTgctattttcttaaacaaaaagcTAAGGCATGTGCTTTCAAGTTTCTTTTCAAGTTTCTTTATGACTTGA